One Coccinella septempunctata chromosome 8, icCocSept1.1, whole genome shotgun sequence genomic window carries:
- the LOC123318608 gene encoding MORN repeat-containing protein 5-like, with protein MLNSTTVDLEYSKGWLGKYNISLDPEYRKVCYKEPRKPRKLAPKTELPKREYYRDFKTGSSYLGEWNAIEMNGRGRYTFPHGVVYEGEMKNGEFHGEGKLTYPKGQSITGTFKNGEMIYWEFSFGQDQGCSLKNYCKFPDRRYMSTIKSDFLPPGKERITERQPERIIPEGHYDVEDGFYNPKTGWIYSAPSFSQKKGPVLIRMPLRSVKPIDPKAYLPDGTSFIKDVPFVPVYQDEKFIERHCRKAWDETTGYRPDLYEKWMSGRTKEMERYRKKFDFVGGAQKVDSNCLKMMEFFRIVGENRRKEMEN; from the exons ATGTTGAACAGTACGACAGTAGATCTTGAGTACAGTAAAGGGTGGCTGGGGAAATATAACATCAGTTTAGATCCTGAATACAGGAAGGTTTGTTATAAAGAGCCTCGAAAGCCAAGGAAATTAGCACCAAAGACTGAGCTTCCAAAACGTGAATATTATAG AGACTTCAAAACAGGCAGTTCCTATTTGGGAGAATGGAATGCCATTGAAATGAACGGCCGTGGAAGGTATACCTTCCCTCATGGTGTTGTTTACGAAggtgaaatgaaaaatggagaaTTTCATGGTGAAGGAAAGCTAACCTATCCAAAAGGTCAGTCTATCACTGGTACCTTCAAAAATGGCGAAATGATATACTGGGAGTTTTCTTTCGGTCAAGATCAAGGTTGCTCGCTGAAAAACTACTGCAAATTTCCAGATAGAAGGTATATGAGCACGATCAAAAGCGATTTTTTGCCTCCTGGAAAAGAAAGGATAACTGAACGACAACCTGAAAGGATTATACCTGAGGGACATTACGATGTGGAAGATGGTTTTTATAACCCAAAAACTGG ATGGATCTACAGTGCTCCATCCTTCTCGCAGAAAAAAGGACCAGTTCTGATCCGTATGCCACTCAGGTCTGTAAAACCTATAGACCCCAAAGCCTACCTTCCAGATGGTACTTCCTTCATCAAAGATGTACCATTTGTGCCGGTGTACCAAGATGAAAAATTCATCGAAAGACATTGCCGTAAGGCTTGGGATGAAACAACCGGATATAGGCCAGACTTGTACGAGAAGTGGATGAGTGGGAGAACGAAAGAAATGGAgagatatagaaaaaaattcgattttgtgGGTGGTGCGCAGAAGGTGGATTCCAATTGTCTGAAGATGATGGAATTTTTTAGGATAGTTGGGGAGAATCGAAGAAAAGAAATGGAGAACTAG
- the LOC123318610 gene encoding uncharacterized protein LOC123318610 gives MAIRISVLLLLAFLLTIITAFETEGGGGAMYHKVLKSGEKVRFITPNKDANYVTCAEPAFQCCQGAQGLMSEIISAKCLRGDGLPGICCNSNGITTAEVMFSNGSMVKVILNEPPNVEKAKFDSIADEIERNREKNVGNK, from the coding sequence ATGGCTATACGTATTTCTGTCCTTCTTCTACTAGCATTCCTGCTTACCATCATTACAGCCTTTGAGACAGAGGGAGGTGGTGGTGCTATGTATCACAAGGTGTTGAAAAGTGGAGAGAAAGTCAGGTTTATCACCCCAAACAAAGATGCTAACTATGTCACTTGTGCTGAACCAGCTTTTCAATGCTGCCAAGGGGCGCAAGGATTGATGTCAGAAATTATATCCGCTAAATGCTTGAGAGGAGATGGTTTGCCAGGTATTTGTTGCAATTCTAACGGCATCACAACTGCCGAAGTTATGTTCTCCAATGGGTCTATGGTGAAAGTTATCCTAAACGAACCTCCCAATGTGGAGAAGGCTAAATTTGACTCAATTGCTGACGAAATTGAAAGAAACAGAGAGAAGAACGTAGGAAATAAATGA